In bacterium, a single genomic region encodes these proteins:
- the mutY gene encoding A/G-specific adenine glycosylase, translated as MRGRTYGGGTGDDGRPVGGSTAADAIGGGRGDGRGGRRDESGALDPTRDGRRLAAIRRALLRHYDRHRRELPWRGTADPYRVWVSEIMLQQTRTEVVGPYYERWLERFPTLDALADAELDEVLHAWQGLGYYSRARNLHRAARLVRERHGGRVPRDVAALRALPGVGEYTAGAIASIAYGEPEPAVDGNVRRVLARLFDIAEPSAAELRGLAGRLIDRRRPGDFNQALMDLGATVCTPRSPECAACPVARWCLARARGTQAERPAPKRRAAVPTFDVGTAVLQARDGRLLLVRRPEDGLLGGMWSFPGEVAGDGESVEDAAARAGRAASGLEALGRGRAVGSVVHVFSHRREVYHVFVFPVAVAAAEEAAPRGVWVAPHELERYALPTAQRRILRLVEGG; from the coding sequence GTGAGGGGGAGGACGTACGGAGGCGGCACCGGCGACGACGGCCGTCCCGTGGGCGGCTCGACGGCCGCAGACGCCATCGGGGGCGGCAGGGGCGATGGCCGCGGCGGCCGCCGTGACGAGAGCGGGGCGCTGGACCCCACCCGCGACGGCCGCCGGCTCGCCGCGATCCGTCGCGCGCTGCTGCGCCACTACGATCGCCACCGCCGCGAGCTGCCGTGGCGCGGAACGGCGGACCCCTACCGCGTCTGGGTCTCCGAGATCATGCTCCAGCAGACGCGGACGGAAGTGGTGGGTCCGTACTACGAGCGCTGGCTCGAGCGGTTCCCCACGCTGGACGCGCTCGCGGACGCCGAGCTGGACGAGGTCCTCCACGCGTGGCAGGGGCTCGGCTACTACTCGCGTGCACGCAACCTGCACCGCGCCGCGCGGCTGGTGCGTGAGCGGCACGGCGGCCGGGTGCCGCGGGACGTGGCGGCGTTGCGCGCTCTGCCGGGTGTGGGCGAGTACACGGCCGGCGCCATCGCGAGCATCGCGTACGGCGAGCCGGAGCCCGCGGTGGACGGCAACGTGCGGCGGGTGCTCGCGCGGCTGTTCGACATCGCCGAGCCATCCGCTGCCGAGTTGCGCGGTCTGGCCGGCCGCCTGATCGACCGCCGGCGCCCGGGCGACTTCAACCAGGCGTTGATGGACCTGGGCGCGACGGTGTGCACGCCGCGCTCGCCGGAGTGCGCCGCGTGCCCGGTCGCGCGCTGGTGCCTCGCCCGCGCGCGTGGTACGCAGGCCGAGCGGCCGGCGCCGAAGCGGCGCGCGGCGGTCCCCACGTTCGACGTCGGGACCGCCGTGCTCCAGGCGCGTGACGGCCGCCTGCTGCTGGTCCGGCGGCCGGAGGACGGGCTGCTCGGAGGGATGTGGTCGTTTCCGGGAGAGGTCGCGGGCGACGGGGAGAGCGTGGAGGACGCGGCGGCGCGCGCAGGCCGTGCGGCGTCTGGGCTCGAGGCGTTGGGGCGTGGTCGAGCGGTGGGCAGCGTGGTGCACGTGTTCAGCCACCGGCGCGAGGTCTATCACGTGTTCGTTTTTCCGGTGGCGGTCGCTGCCGCGGAGGAGGCGGCGCCGCGCGGCGTGTGGGTGGCGCCCCATGAACTGGAGCGCTACGCGCTGCCGACCGCCCAACGGCGGATCCTGCGGTTGGTGGAGGGTGGGTAG